One window of Trifolium pratense cultivar HEN17-A07 linkage group LG5, ARS_RC_1.1, whole genome shotgun sequence genomic DNA carries:
- the LOC123884860 gene encoding peptidyl-prolyl cis-trans isomerase FKBP62-like: MYMPEYAFGESGKPSSGDDVVVPPNASLQMDLGLVSWRIVSDITKDRKVLKKILKEGEGNERPNDGAMVLGTVLLIKTFKGFCTLISFVKVRILCLHFL; encoded by the exons ATGTATATGCCAGAAT ATGCATTTGGTGAGAGTGGAAAACCTTCATCAGGAGATGATGTTGTTGTGCCTCCCAATGCTTCGCTCCAAATGGATCTTGGGTTAGTCTCGTGGAGGATTGTATCTGACATTACTAAGGATAGGAAGGTCCTTAAGAAGATCTTAAAGGAAGGAGAGGGAAATGAAAGACCAAATGATGGAGCTATGGTTCTAGGTACAGTTTTGCTAATAAAAACTTTTAAAGGTTTTTGTACTTTGATTTCATTTGTAAAGGTGAGAATATTATGTCTTCATTTTCTTTAG
- the LOC123885359 gene encoding uncharacterized protein LOC123885359 produces MESFLCDLAKPYVEKLINGAIAEARHVLCFTCTVKEFEEERASLEPERKTIEQLVKDARERNKDIKANVVSWAEEIDKLNQVDTKTKQTCFFGFCPDCIWRYKKGKELTNKVKRIQELKVKGEKLEIENIELSHRLPGVERYSFKDYISFKTREEKYKELLDALKDDNNYITGLHGMGGTGKTTLARKVGNDLEQSKHFAYVVDTTVSFTPDVKKIQDDIAGPLGLKWEDCNESDRHKKLWSRLTNGDKILVILDDVWDQGPPLDFEAIGIPKQGNHEGCRVLVTSRSKQTFNKMDCDKIKIIELYLLSKEEAWIMFKRYAGIDDSCPKKLIDKGHKIANECKQLPIAISVIASSLKGQFQQNREHELDVTLNSLKKPVSMHGVDDDMVGIYKCLKFSYDNLKKETFKGLFLLCSVFREDEEYSIKVLTRLSIGVGLFGEDCDTYNEARNQVVQAKTKLVDSCLLLEVNKKRLKMHDLVRGAAQWIGNNEIQCVKLFDKKQKSLVENQKNIKHLLCEGKYMDFFNLKFDGSKLVTLIVKVDGEEEDECIKVPNSFFKNVTNLRVLHFSSNYQQPLSLSDSIQPLTNIRSVLVDNVDLGDISILGNLQCLETLDLVECTINELPDQITELRKFKLLKLKYCKIRKNNPFEVIKRCSSLEELYFKYSSNDFCKEITLPELQSYRIYYGVGSLFSTERSLGFLKSVVFYGNGKCQFSEETLKYCMQTADCLWLQEIKGEWRNLMPEIVPVDLGMNDLVDLRLRSISQLRCLIDTIGSQKPNVLSNLVVLELKGMEHLQILFKGKLNLCYLKTIKLENCPMLVSLFEVSTSLSLVLLETLKIANCEGLKTITANERREDEEIDDGGNNKSHGSVFSKLKVIDVRRCHLLESVLPFLSAQGLPVLETIRIRKCDGLKYVFGKSQHVDLISLSQLELSELPNFIDIFEECKHPMSSCVNGSSSTSKAEIQLDPIKSNTFSWWTRICCHTTIPLVDVDRDQPHEYLVASESNSHRLNKWEHAQYIPIQSSMLCNIKEIVLTHFSKMKSVINLSFVPIMLLETLRIRKCDELRHIIVDVGDHNTGGNNWVNIFPKLKKLSVKDCALLEYIFGPGAETNDHHHHMEVELHFPELTQLELLNLPSLIDMCPKQYQTTFPSLENLELKKCSQVDIKSIGDFIIHSISESLDNTIIKDARQLEITLQDIKLYDLPMMTCLFVGPKNSVALKNLTDIRIVRCDLLKIAFSTSILRFLPLLLYLRIEECKELEYIIEDDLENKKKSNSLSSTTCFPKLKVLAVIKCNKLKFVLPFSVCKELPKLNVLLITEANELEEIFKSEDDQKVDIPNLKIVAFDMLPSLRNTQGNQFQAVKTRFVRECKKLTLTSVLTVTSFNKFMSLIPGFKLSNQDYDLYMDLWMKLRVMATNSKGIEIEGTSKTNNDQVSRNDVAFMKVTSNVEEQFSIPSRFPSTHSKGGPSQKVEDLSSSLLVKRELEELVSKNHLDYQNLPLLTDFLVKNPSVHLKDTSLPNRYKGCAYNLLAELLKFLETHSLVEVSGSRHSEFVELLQDARYFAFDKEWLDGVERRALFPEIQVSPDALEKLLHSKKQVTKDVEDLRFKIHILSQHVEDHKHQLISSEAVLESIIQQEAVLSAPIGY; encoded by the exons ATGGAAAGTTTCCTCTGTGATTTGGCGAAGCCATATGTGGAGAAATTGATTAATGGGGCAATAGCAGAAGCACGTCATGTATTATGCTTCACATGTACTGTTAaggaatttgaagaagaaagagcTAGCTTGGAACCAGAAAGAAAAACTATCGAGCAACTTGTCAAAGATGCAAGAGAAAGAAATAAAGATATTAAAGCTAATGTTGTTTCTTGGGCAGAGGAAATTGATAAGCTCAATCAAGTggacacaaaaacaaaacaaacatgtttttttggattttgtccTGATTGCATATGGCGATATAAAAAGGGAAAGGAGTTGACAAATAAAGTGAAGAGAATCCAAGAACTAAAAGTAAAGGGAGAGAaacttgaaattgaaaatattgaaCTTTCTCACCGTCTTCCAGGTGTTGAACGTTATTCATTCAAAGATTACATTTCTTTTAAAACCAGAGAGGAAAAATACAAAGAACTGTTGGATGCTCTAAAAGATGACAACAACTATATCACCGGATTGCATGGAATGGGGGGCACCGGAAAGACTACATTGGCCAGAAAAGTGGGTAATGACCTTGAGCAATCTAAACATTTTGCTTATGTCGTTGATACGACCGTGTCGTTTACTCCTGATGTAAAAAAGATTCAAGATGATATTGCTGGACCTCTAGGATTGAAATGGGAGGATTGTAATGAATCAGACCGGCACAAAAAACTATGGAGCAGATTAACAAATGGTGACAAAATTCTTGTGATACTGGATGATGTGTGGGATCAAGGCCCACCACTTGATTTTGAGGCAATAGGAATTCCAAAACAGGGCAATCACGAAGGTTGTAGAGTTCTTGTAACCTCACGTAGTAAACAAACTTTTAACAAAATGGATTGtgataagattaagataattgaATTGTATCTTTTATCCAAAGAAGAAGCTTGGATCATGTTCAAAAGGTATGCCGGGATAGATGATAGCTGCCCAAAAAAACTGATTGATAAGGGACATAAAATTGCAAATGAATGCAAACAGTTACCAATTGCAATTTCAGTCATCGCCAGCAGTTTAAAGGGCCAATTCCAACAAAATCGAGAGCATGAGTTGGATGTGACATTGAATTCCTTGAAGAAGCCTGTATCCATGCATGGTGTTGATGACGATATGGTTGGAATTTATAAATGTTTGAAGTTTAGCtatgataatttgaagaaaGAAACATTCAAGGGGTTGTTCCTCTTATGTTCGGTTTTcagagaagatgaagaatatTCTATTAAAGTTCTAACCAGACTTTCAATAGGAGTGGGTCTTTTTGGGGAAGATTGTGACACTTATAATGAAGCTCGAAACCAAGTAGTTCAAGCCAAAACCAAGCTTGTAGATTCTTGTTTGTTGTTGGAGGTCAATAAAAAACGGCTAAAAATGCATGATTTGGTTCGTGGTGCAGCCCAATGGATAGGGAACAATGAGATTCAATGTGtaaaattgtttgataaaaagCAAAAGTCATTGGTTGAAAATcagaaaaatatcaaacattTATTATGTGAAGGGAAGTACATGGATTTTTTTAACTTGAAATTTGATGGTTCCAAACTTGTGACTTTAATTGTCAAGGTGGATGGAGAAGAAGAGGATGAATGCATAAAAGTTCCAAATTCTTTCTTTAAAAATGTTACCAATCTTCGTGTTTTGCATTTTTCAAGCAATTACCAACAACCTTTATCATTATCAGATTCAATTCAGCCATTGACCAATATTCGATCTGTGTTGGTTGATAATGTGGATTTAGGTGACATCTCTATTTTGGGAAACCTACAATGTCTGGAGACTCTTGATTTGGTTGAATGCACAATCAATGAATTGCCAGACCAAATTACAGAACTGAGGAAGTTTAAATTGTTGAAGTTGAAATATTGTAAAATTAGAAAGAATAATCCATTTGAAGTTATTAAAAGATGCTCATCACTTGAAGAGTTGTATTTCAAATATAGTTCCAATGATTTTTGTAAGGAAATAACCTTACCTGAGTTGCAAAGTTATCGAATCTATTATGGTGTTGGAAGTCTCTTTTCTACGGAGAGAAGTTTAGGATTTCTCAAATCTGTTGTGTTTTATGGTAATGGAAAGTGTCAATTTTCAGAAGAAACACTCAAGTACTGCATGCAAACAGCAGATTGTCTTTGGCTACAAGAAATTAAGGGGGAATGGAGAAATCTCATGCCTGAGATTGTTCCTGTAGATCTTGGTATGAATGATCTTGTTGACCTTCGTTTACGTAGCATTTCACAACTTCGGTGCCTGATCGACACCATTGGTTCTCAAAAACCAAATGTCTTGTCCAACTTGGTTGTACTAGAACTGAAAGGAATGGAACATTTGCAAATCTTGTTTAAAGGTAAGCTAAACCTCTGCTATCTGAAGACCATCAAACTTGAGAATTGCCCTATGTTAGTTTCCCTATTTGAAGTGTCAACTTCTCTAAGCCTAGTTCTACTAGAGACATTGAAAATAGCTAACTGTGAGGGACTGAAAACCATAACAGCAAATGAAAGAAGAGAGGATGAAGAAATAGATGACGGTGGTAATAATAAGAGTCATGGTTCAGTGTTTTCGAAACTGAAAGTTATTGATGTTAGGAGATGTCACCTATTAGAATCTGTACTACCTTTCCTCTCTGCTCAAGGCCTTCCAGTACTAGAAACTATCAGAATAAGAAAATGTGATGGATTGAAATATGTGTTTGGCAAATCTCAACATGTTGACCTAATTTCACTAAGTCAATTGGAGCTCTCTGAATTACCAAACTTCATTGATATTTTTGAAGAATGTAAACATCCCATGTCTTCATGTGTGAATGGATCATCTTCCACTTCCAAAGCAGAAATACAATTGGATCCTATCAAAAGCAATACCTTTTCTTGGTGGACTCGTATATGTTGCCATACCACAATCCCATTGGTTGATGTTGATAGGGATCAACCGCATGAATACTTGGTGGCATCG GAATCAAATTCACATCGCCTTAATAAATGGGAACATGCTCAATATATTCCAATACAATCAAGCATGCTTTGCAATATTAAAGAGATTGTACTGACTCACTTCTCCAAGATGAAATCAGTAATTAACCTAtcttttgttccaataatgttgtTGGAAACTCTGAGAATTAGGAAATGTGATGAACTAAGGCACATAATAGTTGACGTTGGAGATCATAACACTGGTGGCAACAACTGGGTCAATATTTTCCCAAAATTGAAAAAGCTCAGTGTTAAAGATTGCGCTCTATTGGAATACATATTTGGACCTGGGGCTGAGACTAATGATCATCACCACCACATGGAGGTTGAACTTCATTTTCCGGAATTGACACAGCTCGAACTTCTGAATCTGCCAAGTTTAATCGACATGTGTCCCAAACAATATCAAACAACATTTCCTTCTTTGGAAAATCTCGAACTCAAGAAATGTTCCCAGGTTGATATCAAATCTATTGGTGATTTCATTATTCATTCAATttcagaatctctggataaTACAATCATTAAG GATGCACGGCAACTGGAGATAACTTTGCAAGACATTAAGTTGTATGACCTGCCTATGATGACTTGTCTTTTTGTGGGTCCCAAAAATTCAGTTGCCCTCAAAAACCTTACAGACATAAGAATTGTGCGATGTGACTTATTGAAAATTGCATTCTCCACTTCCATTTTAAGATTTCTACCACTGTTGCTTTATTTAAGAATTGAAGAATGCAAAGAGTTAGAATATATTATTGAAGATGATTtggagaataaaaaaaaatcaaattcctTGTCTTCAACAACATGCTTCCCAAAGCTAAAAGTACTTGCTGTTATAAAGTGCAACAAGTTGAAATTTGTCCTTCCATTCTCTGTATGTAAAGAGCTTCCGAAGCTAAATGTTCTGTTGATAACAGAAGCAAATGAGTTGGAAGAAATATTCAAAAGTGAAGATGATCAGAAAGTTGATATTCCAAATCTAAAAATTGTAGCATTTGATATGCTACCAAGCCTCCGTAATACCCAAGGAAATCAATTTCAGGCTGTGAAAACTCGCTTTGTGCGGGAGTGTAAAAAACTCACTCTGACTTCAGTATTAACAGTCACTAGCTTCAACAAATTTATGAGTTTAATACCTGGTTTTAAGCTCTCAA ATCAAGACTATGACTTGTATATGGATTTGTGGATGAAATTACGAGTGATGGCAACAAATTCAAAA GGTATTGAGATAGAAGGAACTTCTAAGACTAACAATGATCAAG TTTCTCGAAATGATGTTGCTTTCATGAAAGTGACCTCAAATGTTGAGGAACAATTTTCTATTCCGTCTCGGTTCCCTTCAACACATTCTAAAG GGGGCCCTTCTCAAAAAGTAGAAGATTTAAGTTCATCTTTGCTTGTCAAGAGGGAGCTTGAGGAACTGGTCTCCAAGAATCATTTGGATTATCAGAACTTGCCTTTATTAACTGATTTTCTTGTTAAGAATCCTTCTGTTCATTTAAAGGACACTTCACTTCCTAATAGATACAAGGGTTGTGCCTACAACTTACTGGCCGAGCTATTGAAATTCCTCGAAACCCATAGTTTGGTTGAAGTATCGGGCTCACGCCACTCTGAATTTGTGGAGCTATTACAAGATGCGCGCTACTTTGCTTTTGATAAGGAATGGTTGGATGGTGTTGAGAGGCGTGCTTTATTTCCAGAAATACAAGTATCTCCAGATGCTTTGGAAAAATTATTGCATTCCAAGAAACAGGTTACCAAGGATGTTGAAGATTTGCGTTTCAAGATACACATTTTAAGTCAACATGTGGAAGATCATAAGCATCAATTGATATCCTCTGAAGCTGTTTTGGAGAGTATCATTCAACAAGAAGCGGTTCTAAGTGCCCCTATTGGCTATTAG